A stretch of Triticum aestivum cultivar Chinese Spring chromosome 1D, IWGSC CS RefSeq v2.1, whole genome shotgun sequence DNA encodes these proteins:
- the LOC123181001 gene encoding protein NRT1/ PTR FAMILY 5.2, giving the protein MAGTTRLEAGGSDGEYTQDGTTDLHGNPILRSKRGGWRACAFVVVYEVFERMAYYGISSNLVLYLTTELHQGTVLSANNVTNWVGTIWMTPVIGAYIADAHLGRYRTFMVASIIYLLGMILLTMAVSLPSLKPAKCGLGTADPNCDHKATSVQLGVFFLALYILAVGTGGTKPNISTIGADQFDEHEPRERKQKLSFFNWWMFSIFFGTLFANTVLVYIQDKIGWTVGYALPTVGLAVSIAVFSAGTPFYRHKPTSESSFAKMAGVIVAAVRKCRVPAPVDPRDLHELDPNQYEKKKTSPLPHTPNFRVLSKAAVKMEGSRSASRWSLSTVTQVEETKQMLKMLPVLLITFVPSAMLAQINTLFVKQGTTLERRLHHFEIPPASLQGFVTISMLVSVVLYDRLFVPFMRRLTKNPRGISLLQRMGVGLVFHIVIMVIASLTERHRLRVAMENGIFESKGTTVPLSIFVLLPQFVLMGVADAFLEVAKIEFFYDQAPEGMKSLGTSYSMTSLGIGNFLSSFLLSTVSRVTRRHGQGGWIQNNLNASRLDHYYAFFAVLNCANLFVFFAVCRMYVYNAEVTHVVDGGGGEKQRPEVAMQPPAAVGAVEVHP; this is encoded by the exons ATGGCGGGGACGACCCGGCTGGAGGCCGGCGGCAGCGACGGCGAGTACACGCAGGACGGCACCACAGACCTCCACGGCAACCCCATCCTCCGCTCAAAGCGAGGAGGCTGGAGAGCCTGCGCCTTCGTCGTAG TGTACGAGGTGTTCGAGCGGATGGCCTACTACGGCATCTCGTCCAACCTGGTGCTGTACCTGACGACGGAGCTGCACCAGGGCACGGTGCTCTCGGCCAACAACGTCACCAACTGGGTCGGCACAATCTGGATGACGCCCGTCATCGGCGCCTACATCGCCGACGCCCACCTCGGCCGCTACCGCACCTTCATGGTCGCCTCCATCATATACCTCCTC GGAATGATCCTGCTGACCATGGCCGTGTCGCTGCCGTCGCTGAAGCCGGCGAAATGCGGCCTCGGCACTGCTGACCCCAACTGCGACCACAAGGCCACGAGCGTGCAGCTGGGCGTCTTCTTCCTGGCCCTGTACATCCTCGCCGTCGGCACGGGCGGCACCAAGCCCAACATCTCCACCATCGGCGCCGACCAGTTCGACGAGCACGAGCCGCGGGAGCGCAAGCAGAAGCTCTCCTTCTTCAACTGGTGGATGTTCAGCATCTTCTTCGGGACGCTCTTCGCCAACACCGTCCTCGTCTACATCCAGGACAAGATCGGCTGGACCGTCGGCTACGCGCTCCCCACCGTCGGCCTCGCCGTCTCCATCGCCGTGTTCAGCGCCGGGACGCCCTTCTACCGCCACAAGCCGACCTCCGAGAGCTCCTTCGCCAAGATGGCCGGCGTCATCGTCGCTGCCGTCCGCAAGTGCCGCGTCCCCGCGCCCGTGGACCCGCGCGACCTGCACGAGCTCGATCCCAACCAGTACGAGAAAAAGAAGACGTCCCCGCTGCCGCACACGCCCAATTTCAG GGTGCTGAGCAAAGCGGCTGTGAAGATGGAGGGGAGCAGGAGCGCGTCACGGTGGTCGTTGAGCACGGTGACCCAGGTGGAGGAGACGAAGCAGATGCTCAAGATGCTGCCGGTGCTACTCATCACGTTCGTTCCGAGCGCGATGCTGGCGCAGATCAACACGCTGTTCGTGAAGCAGGGCACGACGCTGGAGCGGCGCCTCCACCACTTCGAGATCCCGCCGGCCAGCCTGCAGGGGTTCGTGACCATCTCCATGCTCGTCTCCGTGGTGCTCTACGACCGCCTCTTCGTGCCCTTCATGCGGCGGCTGACCAAGAACCCGCGCGGCATCTCGCTGCTCCAGCGCATGGGCGTCGGGCTCGTCTTCCACATCGTGATCATGGTGATCGCGTCGCTGACGGAGCGGCACCGGCTGCGCGTGGCGATGGAGAACGGCATATTCGAGAGCAAGGGCACGACGGTCCCGCTCTCCATCTTCGTGCTGCTCCCGCAGTTCGTGCTCATGGGCGTGGCCGACGCCTTCCTGGAGGTCGCCAAGATCGAGTTCTTCTACGACCAGGCGCCCGAGGGCATGAAGAGCCTCGGCACCTCCTACTCCATGACCAGCCTCGGCATCGGCAACTTCCTCAGCAGCTTCCTGCTGTCGACGGTGTCGCGCGTCACGCGCCGGCACGGGCAGGGAGGGTGGATCCAGAACAACCTCAACGCCTCCCGGCTGGACCACTACTACGCCTTCTTCGCGGTCCTCAACTGCGCCAACCTCTTTGTCTTCTTCGCCGTGTGCCGGATGTACGTGTACAACGCCGAGGTCACCCACGTCGTTGATGGTGGCGGCGGGGAGAAACAGAGGCCGGAAGTGGCGATGCAGCCGCCTGCTGCCGTAGGCGCGGTAGAAGTTCATCCTTGA